The following DNA comes from Sorex araneus isolate mSorAra2 chromosome 5, mSorAra2.pri, whole genome shotgun sequence.
AGGAAGAATCAGGAGCAGGCTTTATGGGTTTTGttttcggttttgtttttttcaggagTCCCTGGGGGAATGAGATAACCTCAGAGGACATCCATGCCGGTGTTGGGCGATGCCAATCTCTTCATACACAAATGGCATGACTGCATCCAACacccagtgcccagtgcccagcacccagcacccagcacctagCACAGATCTGCCTCTTGCATTCTGAGTGCCCCTTCAGGGTGGGGTGTTCCCTGCAGCCCAGGGTGGGGCACAGTGGGAACAGTTAGGGAACTGGCCGGGCTAGAGAGGAGGAGAGTGCCGTGACAGGCCAGCTGCATCCAGCGGGGCCAGCCCTATTCCATCTTCCCAGGCTCACTTTGGGGCTGGCGGGTTTATCAAGTTGGAAATGGCTTTCTTCAGCTAGAACAGAGAAAGAGGCATTAGAGGGGGCAGGACATAGAAGCAGTTTAGAGTAGAGGCTGCAGGGGtcagagcgatggcacagcgggtacgacacttgccttgcacgtggccaacccagtttctaaCCCCAGAGTCCCataattactcctgagcactgccaagagtaattactgagtgcagagccaggagtaacccttaagcattgctgggtgtggtccaaaacccaaaacaataataataataataataataataataataataaatagtcatccttattttatttttgagggggcacTCCCAGGAGGCTAtattcctggctccgtactcaggagtgacccctggcattgctcaaggaaccctatgtgatgctggggatttgatCTAGGGTCAGCCTCCAGCAAGGCAAGCGCATtagccctgcactgtctctccagctcctcagggATTGCGTTGAGATCAGCTTGtttgttagggggccacacccagtggagcttaGGGGTTACTTTCAGCCCCACACTTGGGGctgctcctgcagtgctcaggggaccaggagtcCTGAGGTGGAactgggtctccagcatgcaaagtgtgcgtgcgtgcatgcgcgcgcacgcacgcacgcacacacacacacacacacacacacgagctctTTGAGTtatccttcctcctcccccaagaTACTTGGGACCCTTTAGGATTGTTTGATCCCCtcagctgattctgaggtaaGTTCTAGAGCCAAAGCTTCCCCATTGCACAAATGGAGTAACTGAGGCAGTCCAAACTTCACTGGGGACCCTCCACGCCTCCCCGGCCGGCTCAAGCAAGGCACTCGCACTTGGCTCCACCCCCGGGGCCCCCTGGTACCTCAACCCAAGTCACGAATCCCACAGCTCTGCCCCGAGATGTCACGAAGAGAGACTGAAGTTTCAGCAACAAAAAGAGGCTGTGTGcctgggggaggttgggaaaaggTGGGGAACAAGTGGTACTCATCCATCCCTCTGAAGTCAGTCTCGCCCTAGCCTCTGGGTAGAGAGAGCAGAGCGGGGACCGGCCACGCCTGCCCAGGCGGGCTCACTCCTCCGCATTTCCCAGTAGGGAAAGGGGGACCGAGGCAAGAGCGGTGTCCAGGGTCGCAGTTTCAAATATGACCAGCAGAGGGCACCAGAGTCCACGCAAGGTGCCTGTTTCTGTTCTCTGGCGTCGCCCACTGGCACAACCTATGGGGTTCAGCCCAGGCTCTGGAAATACTTCCGCGTTTCCCTGACCCCATGTGTCAGGCTCTGTGCTGGTaggcaggtgtgggggaccaGCAGTGTGATCACTGGGCTCAAAACACAAGGGAGAACGTGGCTGACCACTGACATTGGAACCTCCGTGTGCCGTGCACTGACCACTGACTCTCCCCAGAGGCTTTTATTTCCCAAACTCTCTCACATCCTTAGACTCTGCATCACCCCAGCAATCCTGGGAGGTCAGTCCAGAGAGGGCACCTGTGCCCGTTCTACAGGGTGCCCCAGTCCCCACAGGCCTCTTCTCTGCCCCAGAGCTTTGCCCGTTCGTTACTTACCTGGTGCAGGGAGGTCTCTGGCGTCAGCTGGAGGCTCACCGGCTCTGTGGGGCAGCCCCTAGCCAGGATGTCCTGGAGACACCGCTGACCATGGGAAGGAGGGTTATGGGGGTCCGGGTCCACCTCCCTCTTCCCCAGGCTGCATCTCTCCCCGACCAGAGCTCAAGTCAACCCCGCCTGCAGCTCCCCAACCCCTCCTGAAAGCAAGTGCCCACCTGGTGCCCACCTGATACCCCTCCCGATGCCCTGCAGCAATGCCCACCTGTTGTCCTGGTGCCCAGGGGGGTGGCTCCTCCTGGAGGGCCTGCACCAGCTGGGCCCTTCTCACGGTGCCCACCAGGATCTGAGAGTCTGGGCAGGCAGAGGGAAAGAAGCGTCCACTCACTGAGACGTGCCAGAGCTGTGTGTCCAGGGTCATAGCAGGTGCCCCGATGTCTCTCAGGAGCCTGTAGAACCTCTGGGCCAGGAGCTTTGGccacctctttctttttttttttttttttttttttggtttttgggtcacacctggcaatgcacaggggttactcctggctctgcactcaggaattactcctggcggtgctcgggggaccatatgggatgctgggaatcaaacctgggtcggccgcgtgcaaggcaaacgccctacccgctgtgctatcgctccagcccctagccaccTCTTTCTTCCTGGCAACGGtctgggatactcctggctcagtgctcaggggtcattcctggaggtgttcagggaaacctttgtggtgccggagatcaaactaggctcagcctcaagcaaggcaagtgacttacccacggagctatttctctgtccctgatTTACCATTTTCATGGAGGAGAAAATTGAGATTTGGTGGTACAGAGAGATCAACCAAGGTGACTTCTGATACGGAGGGGGCAGCTGCCTGGGGGCTGCCCATAGGACCCCTGAAGCCAGAGCAGGTCTGGGGCTTAGGGGAAAGTAGAGTCTGATGCCCGTTTTGTCTCCACTCTAGGAGGGGAGGCCTCACGGAAGGGGTCAGCCTTGGGCAAATATTCTCAAATGAGATATTTTTGGCTCGTCCTGTGGGGGAAGGTCGAGGGTGTCCCGATGTACCCGGGGAAGGGCCTGACATTTGGGGTGAGAAACTCTGACAAGTCCGCTCTCTGGTGATCCCTGACTAGCAAAGGAAGAAACCTCCACTCATTCCAAGGACTGCTGagcaggacccccgccccccactcccacactCCGCCTCCACCCCGCTTGGCTCCCCTCGTTCCGGACTGGAGCCCCCATGCCCAAGAAGAAGGGGAGCCCCAAGGCCCCTGGCACCTGCGCTCTGCACGAGTGGGTACTCGGCCGAGTCTGTGGAGGTCACGACCTTGACCACCTCCTCCAGCGGCGCGTCCTTGGCCAGTGTGGTGAGGGAGCTGTTCATGAAGTGCTCCACAAGCAcacggtgggggctgggggcacaggggACCCCTGTCAGGGCTGCAGTGGGGCTGCACCACCCCAGGGCCAGCGGAGCCCCTGGGAAGAGTGACATGGGTTCTCGAGTGGGGTCAGAAGcaggggcttggggctggagagagagggcagtggggagggtgtttgccttgaacacgaccaatcctggattcaacccccagcatctacATGgtaccccgagccccaccaggaacacttcctgagtgcagagccaggagtttcccctgagcattatcaggtgtgcccacaaacaaacaaacaagcaaacaactgGGTAAGAAATAGGGATGCCTGAAATGAGTAGCTCTCATGAGATGTGGAGTCACTGAACCAGACCAGCTCCGGACCAACTCCATGTATCAGGCTTGGGTCAGACAAATTCCTCAAGGAATTTTATCTGAAGAAACGTTTtacagcaaaggaaaacaaaattgtgtttatttgggggccactcctgggacagtgctcagagcttatacctgactctgtgtttaggtgtcactcctggtggggctcaggggaccgtatggtgtgctgggaatggaacccaagttAGGTcagtgcaaagaaagtgccctacccactgtactatctcttttctcccctccccctgtttTTTTAAACATTGGAAATCACTGGAACTGTCATTCCCAATgtacagatgggaaaactgaggtcCAGAGTGGGGCAGCAGCTAGCAAGCATTGGCTCAGGACTTAGCGCCCAGATGCTTGAACCTCAGGGCCGTCCTGTGGCATGAGGACCCCGGAACCGTTTCTGTTCTACTCTCCCCACCGCAGACCTGCTGCCCCCATGTCCAGGCTCACGCCGGGTAAGCTAGGGCCAGAAAGGTACACTGCCAAGCCTGTTTCCGACAAATGAGTGAAAGCTGTCATGTCGTGAAGACAGACTGGTGGCTAGTGAGACACGGGGCCCCGGCAATAGGCCCTTCCCAGACGCCCGTGGCCAAGTTCAGCGGCCGTGGGTCCCCGCACCTACGCAGCGCCCTCCcccgccgccagggggcgctcACTCGAGGTTGCGGCCCAGGATCCGCGGCAGGTAGGGCAGCTTCTTGACCAGGATGGTGCCGTCGTAGAAGGAGGGCTGGCAGCTCTGCGCGATGGCGTTGGCCGCCAGCACCGCCAGCAGCACCGGCAGCGCGTGCACGATCTGGCCGGTCAGCTCAAAGGCCAGCAGGGCCGTGGAGATGGTGTGGGTCACGGCGCCCGAGAAGGCGGCGGCGCCTGCAGTGGGCAGAGCccggcgtggggggaggggaggctgggcccTTGGCCAGGATCAGCTGCAGAGGGCCAGGTAGGGGGGTGGGCAGGCTAGGGCCCAGACGAGGGGGGCGGGGAATGCTGCCCAGGTGCACGCACCAGTCACTATTTAGAGCGCCCAGGACCTGGACTTGGGGAGAGGGTGTGCCCCACAGAAGGGGGCCCGGAGGCTGGGGAGGGACAAGAGCTCTCGGGATCCACCGAGGGCACCCCCCATCCTACAGGCCCCTCTGGGAGACTGTCACCCATCTCCCAGCCTCACCCCAGGATGTTTGCCCAGCCCGCGGGGACTCTTCACTGACCTGCCAAGGCATAGCCTCCAGGCATGATGGGGTTGACCTCCCCTCCAGCCACGATGCCCTCCGGAAAGGCAAGGGACAGGGCCTCGCCCAGGAGGCGCCCGATGGCAGCGCCTGGCCACAGACTTAGGGTGAGGAGGAGCCAACTGACCTTTAcctcctccccccgccgccgcccttCACTCCTGGGGACCAGCCTCCAAGATGTGGGGAAAGGCGGTCGGGACTAgcagccccaggaccccagacTCACCCCAGATGAATATGGGCATGAAGTAGCCAGCGGGAATCGGGATGGTGGTGGCCAGGATGAGCATCCAGAACTGCAGGGGGATGGGGAAGAGGAGCCCAGAGGGTCGGGGTTAGAGTTGGGGGGTGGACGGGAACAGGAAGGCCCAGGGCAACCCCCCCCCGGCCATGTGAGGGGCTCAGTCAGGGGCTCCCCTCCCTTCACCTTTCCTGGGAGGCAGGCATGAACGCTGTCACCtcgttttctttattattattttttttttttgctttttttggggtcacacccagcaatgcacaggggttactcctggctttgcactcaggaatcactcctggctgtgctcaggggaccatatgggatgctgggaatcaaacccgggtcagccgagtgcaaggcaaacgccctccctgttgtgctatctatcgctccagcccctttttcaatttttttttaaaaagagctataagggggctggagccatggcaaagcggggagggcctttgccttgcatgctcctgacccaggttcaatctccaccctcccgtatggtcccctgagtcccaccaggagtaattcctgagtgcagagccaggagtaacccctgagcactgctgggtgtggcccaaaaccttaaaagaaaaaaattaaaaatcgatGAGGACAATGAGGATGAGGGAAGAGATTTGCCCAGGGCCACAGCGGGCAGGGGTCCCGCTCAGGAGAGGGCTGGGTGGAAGCAGGGTCCTGTCGCCCGTGAGAAGGCTCCCCCGTGCACCCCCGGCTGCTCTCCGCCCTGCACATACCTtcatgaagaggaagaagacgaGGGTCCCGAAGACCGTGAATGGCTGTGGGTTCCACTCCAGCCAGAGGTTCTGGGGGTCCGGCTCGGCCGGCCAGGTCGGGGTTGCGTTCCTCGTCCTCAGAGCCCATGACTGGCTTTCGAAGAGTGTGTCCAGGTGCTCCTTCATGGACAGCTGTGGGGCGGCTCAGTGAGGGGCCCACCCCTGACCTGAACCGCACTTCCTCGGCCCCCGCCCCTTGGGAAAGGCTCAGCTCCCCTGCCCTGAGCTCCCAGTTTCCGTGACCCCCCATCAGGGCTGCTGGGTGAAGCTAAAGCACAAAGGGAGCAAAGAGAGGAGGTCCcgcccctgtcccccccaccccccaactcaccCGAGAAGCCATGAAGCGGCCCACCCCGGGCGGGTAGGTGATGGAGGCCAGGATCAGGATGGCCAGGGCCGAGTACAGCGgcttgctggggggagggggtgggggcgggtgggcagggATGAGGCGATGCCAGCAGCCCCaccgtgggggtggaggggcagcacCCTGACCTGCCCTGCTCCTGGGATTTCTGCAcccctttcccctcctcagcGTTCAcccccaggggcagggctggggggccacaGGAGCTGAGTGAGAGGGTGCAGGCCGAAAGGGGGCGTGGGGCTCAGTGGGGGCGGAGGGCTAATGGGAGAGACTTAATTAAGAACGAGGTGCAGGGGAGAGTCGGTAGCCCTGgaaggaggggaggtggggggagtccAGAGTGCAGGTCCTGGAGAGGGGCTGAAGGGGAGTCGGGGGCTCTGGGGGGTGCGGGCTTGGAAGGCTCCGGGTGCTCATAGAGGGAAGGGTTCAGAGTGATTTCCGTAAGGGGGGAGGTACGGGCTCGAGGCTAGTTCCTCGGGAACGGGGGCTCCCCGAGGCCCCCCCCCAGGCTCACCTGGTGGCCAGCAGCCTGGAGGTGAAGCGGTTGGTCCTGATGAAGCCCAGGAAGGTCCGCTGGCAGAAGAGGTAGGCGCAGCTCATGATGCCGCAGATGGCCCTGGGGGCGCCAAGGTCAGTGCGGACCCCTGCTAGGTCCCGGGGCCTCTCCGGGAGCCCGCGGTGCCCACTCACCCCAGTGCCACGAAGAAGAAGATCTCGGGCAGGTCGAAGGGGACATCCACCCGGAAGCTGGTCTTGAAGAGGGAGGTGATGGTTTCTGGGGAAGGAGGGCAGTGGGGTGAGggtccccgccctcccctcacctcctccctcccccatcgcctgcccccaggcccagcgTCTGCGGGCAGAGTGAGCCACTGCTGCTCCCCACACTCCTTTCCTGGTGTTCGAggccccaccacccccctccctgctTGGCCCCTTCTTCCTCCAGGACCCCTCATCCTCCATGCCCGGCCCAGCCCAGCTCATGCCCGGGCTctgaggaggaggtggggagaaggaggaagaggaaggagaagaggaaacagaagagagagaaggagggggaggagggaagggagaagaggaggacgagggagggggagagagactaggggaggagggagaggaggagggagatgggctcggaagaggagagaggattggaggagggaaagaaaagaggaggaggaggaggaggcagggaggaggagggcaggggaagggcctctctgagcccggggtgggggggcgggggcggtcacCCACCCTGCTCACTGTTGAAGACCGCCAGGAGGCGGAACATGAAGGCCCCACTGGTGGCGGCGAAGAAGCCCCTCCAGTAATCCCAGACGGAGAAGTGGGACGACATGACCTCGATGCTGAACAGGACCCCTGGGGGCGACACTGAGCTCAGGCAGGTGCCGACCGCCATGTCCAGCCGTGCTGGCCTTAGTCCTGAGCTGCCTTGGGGCAGGACCGGTCTGCGGCGCCCCCTGGAGGAGTTCAGTCCTCAGAGCAGCCCTTTGGGCCTGGGACGGTGTGGGCGGGGAGATGGGCCCAGGGTCGCCtgggaccgccccccccccccccccccccccccgcacacacaccacGTAATGCCGTCCCGAGCGCCCTGTGCCTCCAGCAAGAGGAAGGACAGAGCTGGACAGAGGAGCGAGGCGGTCAGTGGGGcctgggagggtgggtggggggcccagggggcaggaggggactcACCGCTGAAGGGCGCTGCGAAGACCGTGGCCACGCCCACCGCCGCGCCCGCCACGAGCATTTCGTTCTGTTTGCTCTTGTTCTGCGGGGACGGAAAGAGTCGGGGCTCAGGGGCCGCCTCGCCCTCCCGCGCTCAGGCCTCGAGGGGTGCTCCCTGGGCCCCGTACCTGGGGCTCCCCGACAGTCTTGGTGCGCAGGCGGCCCAGGTAGGCCGCGATCATCACCGACAGGTGCACGAAAGGGCCCTGCAGGGAGGTGGGGACGCAGGGCTCAGCCGGGGGTCCGGGAGCCactgccccccctcaccccacgcCCCGTCACCCTTGGGCTCTGGTCTGtctcctgcccagcccccgcccccaggggagGCACAGGGCGGGCGCGGTGGGTGCCCTCACGCCTGCCCACACGTACCACTTTGCCCAGGAAGAGGGTGCTGCCCGCGGCCAGCGTGCAGCTGAGGCCCACCACCTTGGCCCCGAAGTTCTTGATGTCCAGGTAGTCCTCCAGGATCACGCCCGACAAGATGGTCTTCAGCTCGGGGAGCCCGGAGccttggtggggaggggacagcgggtgaggggcggggcgggtccCACCCCGGCAAGGCCTGTCGGGGCCCCGAAACCCTGTCAGCAAGGTGGGGGCTGCCCTGGAGGGAGAACGCGATGGACTGGCTGCAGGCTTCGCACGGGGGGACCCCTGGGccggatccccggcaccacccatTCCCCTGGGCACTGGGagcgaccctgagcactgcagggtgcagcCTCCCAACGGAGCGAAGCAGAAGCTGTGCGAGGAGTCTGCAGAAGGGGAGCCTGAGGAGCAGAAGGACATGCGCGTGTCCACCCACTccagggacaggacagggggaGCCCAGCACAGAATCAGGCTGGACGCTCCCCCGGGTGTCTCCATACTGGCCTGGAGCTGAGAGGGACTAGATCACTTTCAGAAAAGCTCAGGGTCTGCActgtataccccccaccccatccccatcccacccctgtcCTGGTCCGGCCTCCgtgctgtgtgactttgggcaagaTGCAAGACTCCTCTGAGCCTGCTTGTCCAGCTGAGAAGCGGGCCACAGTTTCCTGCCTCCCACTGCAGGAAGCTCGGGGCTCAGGAAAGGCTGAGGCCAATGGCACCGAGACGCAGGCCGGCAGGTGGTGCAGGGGGGCCCGGGCTCACCTCCGGAGAAGGGCGTGATGCTCTGGGAGAAGCCGGAGGAGAAGGAGATGAGGGCCACGGGGTAGACGGTCCAGGAGAGGTACCGGAGCAGGTGACCGTCCCCAATCTCCCGGTACAGCCACTTGTGTGCTGGGGACAGCGGGGGTCAGGGGATGTCTGCAGGCTCAGTGTCTACGCACTGACCAGAAGAGGGCGAGCCAGGCCCACCCCAGAGGCCGCCCCCCAGACTCAGTGCCCGGCTCCCTGGCTGCGTGATCCTGAGCAAGTAAGTGACTCAAACCCTCTGAACTTCTGTCCACAGAAAGGGGGGATGGAGGAACCCCCCTCATGGGCTCACTGCCCAGCACCAGCACAGCTGGGACCTTGCCTGAGCTCAGCCACCTCTTCCAGGAAGACCTCCTGGTAGAGCAGGGGGAAAGTTCCATGCCTAATGGTTTAGATGAAGAACCCCCACCCATCCGCCCTCTAGAGGAAAAGGGACTGAGCAGAGCTGGAGAAGGGGGAACGGGGACACTACTCACAAAGGGCTCTGCAGAATGTGTGGGACCCTCTTCCTCACTGTGCAaacgaggaaactgaggcccagagaggggtggagcCCAATCAGGGTCACATGGCACATAGAGAGCCGAGCCAGGAGTGGGTGCAGGCAGAAACCCAATCAGAGCCCTCCCGACCCC
Coding sequences within:
- the CLCNKB gene encoding chloride channel protein ClC-Kb isoform X1, with protein sequence MEELVGLRRGSPGTPVALRELWGPCPRLRRGIRGALEWLRQKLFLVSEDWYFLAILGVLMALISYTMNFAISRVVRAHKWLYREIGDGHLLRYLSWTVYPVALISFSSGFSQSITPFSGGSGLPELKTILSGVILEDYLDIKNFGAKVVGLSCTLAAGSTLFLGKVGPFVHLSVMIAAYLGRLRTKTVGEPQNKSKQNEMLVAGAAVGVATVFAAPFSGVLFSIEVMSSHFSVWDYWRGFFAATSGAFMFRLLAVFNSEQETITSLFKTSFRVDVPFDLPEIFFFVALGAICGIMSCAYLFCQRTFLGFIRTNRFTSRLLATSKPLYSALAILILASITYPPGVGRFMASRLSMKEHLDTLFESQSWALRTRNATPTWPAEPDPQNLWLEWNPQPFTVFGTLVFFLFMKFWMLILATTIPIPAGYFMPIFIWGAAIGRLLGEALSLAFPEGIVAGGEVNPIMPGGYALAGAAAFSGAVTHTISTALLAFELTGQIVHALPVLLAVLAANAIAQSCQPSFYDGTILVKKLPYLPRILGRNLDPHRVLVEHFMNSSLTTLAKDAPLEEVVKVVTSTDSAEYPLVQSADSQILVGTVRRAQLVQALQEEPPPWAPGQQRCLQDILARGCPTEPVSLQLTPETSLHQAHSLFLLLKLQSLFVTSRGRAVGFVTWVELKKAISNLINPPAPK
- the CLCNKB gene encoding chloride channel protein ClC-Kb isoform X2, with product MEELVGLRRGSPGTPVALRELWGPCPRLRRGIRGALEWLRQKLFLVSEDWYFLAILGVLMALISYTMNFAISRVVRGSGLPELKTILSGVILEDYLDIKNFGAKVVGLSCTLAAGSTLFLGKVGPFVHLSVMIAAYLGRLRTKTVGEPQNKSKQNEMLVAGAAVGVATVFAAPFSGVLFSIEVMSSHFSVWDYWRGFFAATSGAFMFRLLAVFNSEQETITSLFKTSFRVDVPFDLPEIFFFVALGAICGIMSCAYLFCQRTFLGFIRTNRFTSRLLATSKPLYSALAILILASITYPPGVGRFMASRLSMKEHLDTLFESQSWALRTRNATPTWPAEPDPQNLWLEWNPQPFTVFGTLVFFLFMKFWMLILATTIPIPAGYFMPIFIWGAAIGRLLGEALSLAFPEGIVAGGEVNPIMPGGYALAGAAAFSGAVTHTISTALLAFELTGQIVHALPVLLAVLAANAIAQSCQPSFYDGTILVKKLPYLPRILGRNLDPHRVLVEHFMNSSLTTLAKDAPLEEVVKVVTSTDSAEYPLVQSADSQILVGTVRRAQLVQALQEEPPPWAPGQQRCLQDILARGCPTEPVSLQLTPETSLHQAHSLFLLLKLQSLFVTSRGRAVGFVTWVELKKAISNLINPPAPK